One genomic segment of Bradyrhizobium prioriisuperbiae includes these proteins:
- a CDS encoding penicillin-binding protein 1A has protein sequence MRLLLRLFGFLFAAGTIVFLVGVAGAAAMIWQYSKDLPDYSQLQNYEPPVMTRIHAADGSLLAEYSKERRLYLPIQAIPKPVINAFLAAEDKNFYEHGGLDFTGLARAVVLYVQNLGSNRRPQGASTITQQVAKNFLLTNEVSFTRKIKEALLAMRIERAYSKDRILELYLNEIFLGLNAYGIAAASLVYFDKSVNDLTVAEAAYLAALPKAPSNLHPVRNRDRAIERRNYVIDRLLENGWIKQAEADKARKDPLAVTSRSNAAHIFAGEYFAEEVRRDVFERYGEKKLYEGGLSVRATLDPKLQVMARKTMAAGLVNYDEAQGWRGATSKLDISGDWGPKLADVKSLSDISPWRMAVVLETSDQSARIGFQPGRELGGAVSKERQTGLITLDGVRWARPVSGATRGKAPTSLIQVLSPGDVIYVDPLLSKDGNVVEGQYRLRQVPEIAGAMVAMDPSTGRVLAMVGGFSFDQSQFNRATQAYRQPGSTFKPIVYSAAMDNGYTPSTVLMDAPIEIDQGQGSDVWRPENFSTGKYQGPTTLRNALKHSLNTVTVRLAQDTGIPLIAEYAKRFGIYDELPNYLSYALGTGETTVMRMVTAYSMMANGGRRVKATLIDRIQDRYGRTIFKHDSRECRGCDAPDGWKNQSEPQLVDRREQVLDPMTAYQITSMMEGVVQGGTATVMREVGKPIAGKTGTTNDAKDLWFVGFSPDLVIGLYLGYDKPRSLGRNAQAGRTAAPIAKDFMKLALAGKPAIPFHVPAGIRLIRVDSKSGMRAGPGDKAILEAFKPGTAPSDNYAAIGVTDSDGRTLQMSPDADRAIIRPGTGGLY, from the coding sequence ATGCGACTTTTGCTGCGATTGTTCGGCTTCCTGTTTGCGGCCGGAACGATCGTTTTCCTGGTCGGCGTCGCTGGCGCGGCCGCGATGATCTGGCAGTATTCGAAGGACCTGCCGGACTATTCCCAGCTCCAGAACTATGAACCGCCGGTCATGACCCGCATCCATGCGGCCGACGGGTCGCTGCTTGCGGAATATTCCAAGGAGCGCCGGCTGTATCTGCCGATCCAGGCGATCCCCAAGCCGGTGATCAACGCGTTCCTCGCCGCCGAAGACAAGAATTTCTATGAGCACGGCGGCCTCGACTTCACGGGCCTCGCGCGTGCGGTGGTGCTTTATGTTCAGAACCTGGGCTCGAACCGGCGCCCGCAGGGCGCCTCGACCATCACCCAGCAGGTTGCCAAGAATTTCCTTCTGACCAACGAGGTGTCGTTCACCCGCAAGATCAAGGAAGCGCTGCTGGCGATGCGCATCGAGCGCGCCTATTCCAAGGACAGGATCCTCGAACTTTATCTCAACGAGATTTTTCTCGGCCTCAATGCCTACGGCATCGCCGCCGCCTCGCTGGTCTATTTCGACAAATCCGTCAACGATCTGACCGTCGCGGAGGCCGCTTATCTCGCGGCCCTGCCGAAAGCACCATCGAACCTGCATCCGGTGCGCAATCGCGATCGCGCCATCGAGCGCCGCAACTATGTGATCGACCGTCTCTTGGAAAACGGCTGGATCAAGCAGGCGGAGGCCGACAAGGCCCGCAAGGACCCGCTGGCCGTCACCAGCCGCTCCAATGCCGCGCACATTTTTGCCGGGGAATATTTCGCCGAGGAAGTCCGGCGGGACGTGTTCGAGCGGTACGGCGAAAAGAAGCTCTATGAGGGCGGCCTGTCGGTCCGCGCGACGCTCGATCCCAAGCTCCAGGTGATGGCGCGCAAGACCATGGCGGCCGGGCTTGTCAATTACGACGAAGCGCAGGGCTGGCGCGGCGCGACCAGCAAGCTCGACATCTCCGGCGACTGGGGCCCGAAGCTTGCGGACGTGAAGTCGCTCAGTGACATTTCGCCGTGGCGCATGGCGGTGGTGCTGGAGACCAGCGACCAGTCGGCGCGGATCGGCTTCCAGCCGGGACGTGAGCTCGGCGGCGCCGTGTCGAAGGAGCGGCAGACCGGACTGATCACGCTCGACGGCGTGAGATGGGCGCGCCCGGTTTCAGGGGCGACGCGCGGCAAGGCGCCGACCTCGCTGATCCAGGTGCTGTCGCCCGGCGACGTCATCTATGTCGATCCGCTGCTGTCCAAGGATGGCAATGTGGTCGAGGGACAGTACCGCCTGCGTCAGGTTCCTGAAATCGCCGGCGCCATGGTCGCGATGGACCCTTCGACCGGCCGCGTGCTAGCGATGGTCGGAGGCTTCTCCTTCGACCAGAGCCAGTTCAACCGCGCCACCCAGGCTTATCGGCAGCCCGGTTCGACATTCAAACCGATCGTCTATTCGGCGGCGATGGACAACGGCTATACGCCATCGACGGTGCTGATGGACGCGCCGATCGAGATCGATCAGGGACAAGGTTCGGACGTCTGGCGGCCGGAGAACTTCTCGACCGGCAAGTATCAGGGGCCGACGACGCTGCGCAACGCGCTGAAACATTCCCTGAACACCGTCACAGTGCGCCTGGCGCAGGATACCGGCATTCCATTGATTGCGGAGTATGCCAAGCGGTTCGGCATCTATGACGAACTGCCCAATTATCTGTCCTATGCGCTCGGCACCGGCGAAACCACGGTGATGCGCATGGTCACGGCCTACTCGATGATGGCCAATGGCGGGCGCCGCGTAAAGGCGACCTTGATCGATCGCATTCAGGACCGTTATGGCCGCACCATCTTCAAGCATGATTCCCGCGAGTGCCGCGGCTGCGACGCGCCGGACGGCTGGAAGAACCAGTCTGAGCCGCAACTCGTGGACCGCCGCGAGCAGGTGCTGGACCCGATGACGGCCTATCAGATCACCTCGATGATGGAAGGCGTGGTGCAAGGCGGAACGGCGACGGTGATGCGGGAAGTGGGCAAGCCGATCGCCGGCAAGACCGGCACCACCAACGATGCAAAAGATCTTTGGTTCGTCGGCTTCTCGCCGGATCTCGTGATCGGTCTCTATCTCGGCTATGACAAGCCCCGCAGTCTGGGCAGAAACGCGCAAGCCGGCCGGACAGCGGCTCCGATCGCCAAGGATTTCATGAAGCTGGCGCTGGCCGGCAAGCCCGCGATTCCGTTTCACGTTCCTGCGGGGATCAGGCTGATCCGCGTCGATTCCAAGAGCGGCATGCGGGCTGGTCCCGGCGACAAGGCCATCCTGGAGGCCTTCAAGCCCGGGACGGCGCCCTCGGATAATTATGCGGCGATCGGCGTCACCGATAGCGACGGACGAACCCTGCAAATGTCGCCCGACGCCGATCGTGCCATCATCCGCCCTGGCACCGGCGGCCTGTATTAG
- a CDS encoding c-type cytochrome, producing MALPTAKPPDGAVLFKQQCATCHTTNLSDAQRQGPPLVKIVGRQAGTVEGFHYSPGFSKVGFAWDDGKLDAWLANPQAVIPGAIMAYRQAKPEVRAAIITYLKDLN from the coding sequence ATGGCATTGCCAACAGCCAAGCCGCCTGATGGCGCTGTTCTGTTCAAGCAGCAGTGCGCCACCTGCCACACCACCAATCTCAGCGATGCACAGCGGCAGGGCCCGCCGCTGGTGAAGATCGTCGGCCGCCAGGCCGGGACGGTCGAAGGCTTTCACTATTCGCCTGGCTTTTCCAAAGTCGGCTTCGCCTGGGATGACGGCAAGCTCGATGCCTGGTTGGCCAATCCGCAGGCGGTGATTCCCGGTGCGATCATGGCTTATCGACAGGCCAAACCCGAGGTCCGCGCCGCCATCATCACCTATCTGAAGGACCTCAACTGA
- a CDS encoding VOC family protein, which translates to MAKPVHSMIRVHDEAKALDFYARAFGLQIAERIAFPDFALIYLRHPSSPFELELTVNFDRKEPYVLGDGYGHLAVVVDDLDTEHARFEREKLAPGPLRDFKHDGKTLARFFFVADPDGYKIEVIQKGGRFG; encoded by the coding sequence ATGGCCAAGCCCGTCCACTCCATGATTCGTGTCCACGACGAGGCGAAGGCGCTCGATTTCTATGCCCGCGCATTTGGGCTGCAGATCGCCGAGCGCATCGCGTTTCCTGATTTTGCGCTGATCTATCTGCGCCATCCGTCGTCGCCGTTCGAACTGGAGCTCACGGTCAATTTCGATCGCAAGGAGCCGTATGTGCTCGGCGATGGTTACGGCCATCTCGCCGTGGTGGTCGACGACCTCGACACCGAGCATGCGCGCTTTGAACGGGAGAAACTCGCACCAGGGCCGCTGCGCGACTTCAAGCATGACGGCAAGACACTGGCCCGCTTCTTTTTCGTTGCGGATCCCGATGGCTACAAGATCGAAGTGATCCAGAAGGGCGGGCGCTTCGGCTGA
- a CDS encoding gluconate 2-dehydrogenase subunit 3 family protein, producing MREVDRRSKYSRRIFLQGAASAVPVVAVATGACLSLDEAWAADATTLSPATLKTLVKVARDIYPHDFLVDSYYITAIKPWDGKAAKDPAVKSLLEDGVRRLDQDARDKHKLAYAQVPWEADRVVLLQGIEQTTFFKTLRSDLVVSLYNQEEVWPKFGYEGSSAEHGGYIKRGFNDIDWLPKV from the coding sequence ATGAGAGAAGTCGATCGTCGCAGCAAGTACAGCCGCCGAATATTTCTGCAGGGTGCCGCGAGCGCGGTCCCGGTGGTCGCGGTCGCGACCGGTGCGTGCCTCAGCCTTGACGAAGCCTGGGCGGCGGATGCCACGACATTGTCGCCGGCGACGTTGAAGACGCTGGTGAAGGTGGCGCGGGACATCTATCCGCACGACTTCCTGGTCGACAGCTATTACATCACCGCGATCAAGCCGTGGGATGGCAAGGCGGCAAAGGATCCGGCGGTCAAGAGCCTGCTGGAGGACGGCGTGCGCCGGCTCGATCAGGACGCCAGGGATAAGCACAAACTCGCTTATGCGCAGGTGCCGTGGGAGGCCGATCGTGTGGTGCTGCTGCAGGGCATCGAACAGACCACCTTCTTCAAGACGCTGCGCTCCGATCTCGTGGTCTCGCTCTACAACCAGGAGGAGGTGTGGCCGAAGTTCGGCTACGAGGGCTCGTCCGCCGAGCATGGTGGTTACATCAAACGCGGCTTCAACGACATCGACTGGCTGCCGAAGGTCTGA
- a CDS encoding GMC family oxidoreductase: MAKFDLNDDGVVIIVGSGAGGGTLGNELAQKGVKVVILEAGPRTENQDFINNEWESFTQLAWTDMRTTSGNWRVAKDFANLPAWIVKSVGGSTVHWAGASLRFDEHEFRIRSAYGNVPGANLLDWPITLAEMDPWYAKAENKMGVTRTNNIPGLPGNNNFKVMEAGAKKLGYKEVHTGHMAINSEPRDGRGACQQIGFCFQGCKSGAKWSTLYTEIPKGEATGNLEVRPNSMALKIEHDAAGKVTAVIYADEAGKTQRQKARIVAVAGNSIESPRLLLNSASNMFSDGLANSSGQVGRNYMRHMTGSVYASFEKSVHMYRGTTMAGIIRDEAKHDPSRGFMGGYEMETLSLGLPFMAAFLNPGAWGRSFTSAMETYPRMAGMWLVGEDMPQETNRITLDPKAKDKFGLPVASVHYDDHPNDIAMRDHAYRQGSAVYEAIGATVTYPTTPYPSTHNMGTNRMSAKARDGVVNKFGQAHDVKNLFVSDGSQFTSGAACNPTLTIVALAIRQADHIAGAMQKKEI, translated from the coding sequence ATGGCGAAATTCGATCTCAACGACGATGGCGTGGTGATCATTGTCGGCTCCGGCGCCGGCGGCGGCACGCTCGGCAATGAACTGGCGCAGAAGGGCGTCAAGGTCGTGATTCTCGAAGCGGGACCGCGCACGGAAAACCAGGACTTCATCAACAACGAGTGGGAGAGCTTTACGCAACTCGCCTGGACCGACATGCGCACCACCTCCGGCAACTGGCGCGTGGCGAAGGACTTCGCCAACCTGCCGGCCTGGATCGTGAAGTCGGTCGGCGGATCCACCGTGCACTGGGCCGGCGCGTCGCTGCGGTTCGACGAGCACGAATTCCGAATCCGTAGCGCCTACGGCAATGTGCCCGGCGCCAATCTGCTCGACTGGCCGATCACGCTCGCGGAGATGGATCCCTGGTACGCCAAGGCCGAGAACAAGATGGGCGTCACCCGCACCAACAACATTCCGGGGTTGCCGGGCAATAACAACTTCAAGGTGATGGAAGCGGGCGCCAAGAAGCTCGGCTACAAGGAGGTGCACACCGGCCACATGGCAATCAACTCCGAGCCGCGCGACGGCCGCGGCGCATGCCAGCAGATCGGCTTCTGCTTCCAGGGCTGCAAGTCCGGCGCCAAGTGGTCGACGCTCTATACGGAAATTCCGAAAGGCGAGGCGACCGGCAATCTCGAAGTTCGCCCCAACAGCATGGCGCTGAAGATCGAGCATGACGCGGCCGGCAAGGTGACCGCCGTGATCTATGCGGACGAAGCCGGCAAGACCCAGCGGCAGAAGGCGCGCATCGTGGCGGTGGCCGGCAACTCGATCGAAAGCCCGCGGCTGTTGCTCAACAGTGCGTCGAACATGTTTTCCGACGGCCTTGCCAACAGCTCCGGCCAGGTCGGCCGCAACTACATGCGGCACATGACCGGCAGCGTCTATGCATCATTCGAGAAGTCGGTGCACATGTATCGTGGCACCACCATGGCCGGCATCATCCGCGATGAAGCCAAACATGATCCGTCCCGCGGCTTCATGGGCGGCTATGAGATGGAAACGCTGTCGCTGGGACTGCCGTTCATGGCCGCGTTCCTCAATCCCGGCGCCTGGGGTCGCAGCTTCACCAGCGCGATGGAGACCTATCCGCGGATGGCCGGGATGTGGCTGGTGGGCGAGGACATGCCGCAGGAGACCAATCGCATTACGCTCGATCCGAAAGCCAAGGACAAGTTCGGCCTGCCGGTCGCCAGCGTGCATTACGACGATCATCCCAACGATATCGCGATGCGCGATCATGCCTACAGGCAGGGGTCGGCGGTCTATGAAGCGATCGGGGCGACGGTCACCTATCCGACCACGCCTTACCCGTCGACCCACAACATGGGCACCAATCGCATGAGTGCGAAGGCGCGCGACGGCGTGGTCAACAAGTTCGGGCAGGCGCACGACGTCAAGAATCTGTTCGTCTCCGACGGCAGCCAGTTCACCAGCGGGGCTGCGTGCAATCCGACGCTGACCATTGTCGCACTGGCGATTCGCCAGGCCGATCACATCGCCGGTGCGATGCAGAAGAAGGAAATTTGA
- a CDS encoding ribbon-helix-helix domain-containing protein: protein MCKVFAHQPQRDYESQTRSIRIGRHATSIRLELSFWDTLEEMAAKEGLSLAKFLSALYDEVLEHHGEVNNFASLLRCSCVIYRSNTPAILPPEFRDGAKPALVAAE from the coding sequence ATGTGCAAGGTGTTCGCTCACCAGCCGCAGCGCGACTATGAATCCCAAACCCGATCCATCCGGATCGGCCGCCATGCGACCTCCATCCGTCTGGAGCTGTCGTTCTGGGACACGCTGGAGGAAATGGCAGCCAAGGAAGGCTTGAGCCTCGCGAAATTCCTCAGCGCGCTCTATGACGAAGTGCTCGAACACCACGGCGAGGTCAATAATTTCGCCTCGCTGCTGCGCTGTTCCTGCGTGATCTATCGCTCCAACACGCCCGCGATTTTGCCGCCGGAGTTTCGCGACGGTGCGAAGCCTGCGCTGGTGGCGGCGGAGTAA
- a CDS encoding ribbon-helix-helix domain-containing protein: protein MCTLFSHQAQRDYAFQTRSLRIGGQCTSIRLEMSFWDTLEEIASREGMSLAKFLTKLHNEVLELHGEVNNFASLLRCSCLIYRSSSLENLPPGLHRPDPVIIAAE from the coding sequence ATGTGCACGCTCTTTTCCCATCAGGCGCAACGTGACTACGCGTTCCAGACGCGCTCATTGCGCATCGGCGGCCAATGTACGTCGATCCGGTTGGAGATGTCGTTCTGGGACACGCTGGAAGAGATCGCCAGCCGGGAGGGCATGAGCCTCGCAAAATTCCTGACCAAGCTTCACAACGAGGTCCTGGAACTGCATGGCGAGGTCAACAACTTCGCCTCGCTGCTGCGCTGCTCCTGCCTGATCTACCGCTCAAGCAGCCTGGAAAACCTGCCGCCGGGTCTGCATCGCCCGGACCCCGTGATCATCGCCGCGGAATAG
- a CDS encoding GntR family transcriptional regulator: MAKPAAKAAAAKKPAVNKLAAGKAAASKAAAKTAATKPAPTPARTPFAARGTSARVAKPLNQAEIAYERLKCAIVTLAIAPNTPLNEAIICEELGLGRTPVHQACHRLALEGLVQIVPRKGLLVPPLSMDDFFDLVGARRVNEPACAALAAERMTEGELEELAGIVTKSRHIAREDLAGLISLDQRFHEIIATASRNRVFSSFMKNLNDRSARFWALSLSSDSHRAETIEEHGRIVDALRQRDPELAAQAMRDHIDSFARTFSQLA; the protein is encoded by the coding sequence ATGGCCAAACCTGCTGCAAAAGCGGCCGCTGCGAAAAAGCCGGCTGTCAACAAGCTTGCCGCCGGCAAGGCCGCTGCAAGCAAGGCGGCTGCGAAGACGGCCGCCACGAAGCCAGCGCCTACCCCGGCGCGCACACCGTTCGCGGCCCGAGGGACGTCAGCGCGCGTGGCCAAGCCGCTGAACCAGGCCGAGATAGCCTACGAGCGCCTGAAGTGCGCCATTGTCACGCTGGCGATCGCCCCCAACACCCCGTTGAACGAAGCCATCATCTGCGAGGAGCTCGGGCTTGGACGAACCCCGGTCCATCAGGCCTGCCATCGCCTCGCCCTCGAGGGCCTGGTGCAGATCGTGCCGCGCAAGGGCCTCCTGGTACCGCCGCTGTCGATGGATGATTTCTTCGATCTGGTCGGCGCCCGCCGCGTCAACGAGCCGGCGTGCGCGGCGCTCGCCGCCGAACGTATGACCGAGGGGGAACTCGAGGAGCTCGCCGGCATTGTTACGAAGAGCCGGCATATTGCGCGGGAGGATCTCGCCGGGCTGATCTCCCTGGATCAGCGTTTCCACGAAATCATCGCCACCGCATCGCGAAACCGGGTATTTTCAAGCTTCATGAAGAACCTCAACGACCGCTCCGCGAGGTTCTGGGCTCTGTCGTTGAGCAGCGACAGCCATCGTGCCGAAACCATCGAGGAACATGGCCGGATCGTCGATGCCTTGCGACAGCGTGACCCGGAGCTTGCGGCCCAGGCGATGCGCGATCACATCGATTCATTCGCCCGGACCTTCAGCCAGCTTGCTTAA
- a CDS encoding MFS transporter, protein MSEAIDSAGIFPGGTGAKAAPAYAKAAARLIPALVFLFILAWIDRVNVGFAKLTMLSDLKLSEAAYGFGAGIFFLSYFLFEVPSNLLLEKIGARKTLARITILWGLNCVAMAFVKNETWFYILRFTMGMFEAGFFPGVVLYLTYWFPAARRAKINGLFMTSFAIAGIIGGPLAGLIMSTMGGVHGYSNWQWLFILEGIPSVLAGFAVMRFLPDRPSEASWLSKDEAQAIENDLAADRKAIVSETSFKAALADWRVWLCALIYFGIVSGNATIAFWTPSIIKETGVTDTLKIGLLAAIPFIAGTIAMVWNGGHSDRTGERRLHCAIAALIAAVGLAATASLIGSGGSAALVALTVAAIGILAAFPVFWTLPQALLAGTAAAGAIALINSIGNLAGFVAPYLIGISATVTGSATSGLYVVAAIELVAAILVFAFCRWQAVKR, encoded by the coding sequence ATGTCTGAAGCGATTGACAGTGCTGGAATTTTTCCCGGCGGCACCGGAGCCAAGGCGGCGCCGGCCTACGCCAAGGCTGCGGCCCGGCTGATCCCGGCGCTGGTGTTCCTGTTCATTCTGGCCTGGATCGACCGGGTGAATGTCGGTTTTGCCAAGCTCACCATGCTGAGCGACCTCAAACTCAGCGAGGCGGCCTACGGCTTCGGCGCCGGCATCTTCTTCCTGAGCTATTTCCTGTTCGAGGTGCCGAGCAACCTGCTGCTGGAAAAGATCGGTGCCCGCAAGACGCTGGCCCGCATCACCATCCTCTGGGGCCTCAATTGTGTGGCGATGGCGTTCGTCAAGAACGAGACCTGGTTCTACATCCTGCGCTTCACCATGGGCATGTTCGAAGCCGGCTTCTTTCCCGGCGTGGTGCTTTACCTGACCTACTGGTTTCCCGCCGCACGCCGCGCCAAGATCAACGGCCTGTTCATGACCTCGTTTGCGATCGCCGGCATCATCGGTGGGCCGCTTGCGGGCCTGATCATGAGCACGATGGGCGGCGTCCACGGCTATTCGAACTGGCAGTGGCTGTTCATTCTTGAAGGCATTCCCTCGGTACTCGCCGGTTTTGCCGTGATGCGTTTCCTGCCGGATCGCCCCAGCGAAGCCTCCTGGCTCTCCAAGGACGAGGCACAGGCGATCGAGAACGATCTCGCCGCCGATCGCAAGGCGATTGTCTCCGAGACGAGCTTCAAGGCGGCGCTCGCCGACTGGCGGGTGTGGCTGTGCGCGCTGATCTATTTCGGCATCGTCAGCGGCAATGCGACCATCGCGTTCTGGACGCCGTCGATCATCAAGGAAACCGGTGTCACCGATACGCTGAAAATCGGCCTGCTGGCGGCGATCCCGTTTATCGCCGGCACCATCGCCATGGTCTGGAACGGCGGGCATTCCGACCGCACCGGTGAACGCCGGCTGCATTGCGCCATCGCCGCGCTGATCGCGGCCGTGGGCCTGGCCGCAACTGCCTCACTGATCGGCAGTGGCGGATCGGCGGCGCTGGTGGCGCTGACCGTGGCGGCGATCGGCATTCTCGCTGCGTTCCCGGTGTTCTGGACGCTGCCGCAAGCGCTGTTGGCGGGCACGGCGGCGGCTGGTGCGATTGCGCTGATCAATTCGATCGGCAATCTCGCAGGCTTCGTCGCGCCATATCTGATCGGCATTTCAGCGACCGTCACCGGCAGTGCCACATCGGGACTGTATGTGGTCGCGGCCATCGAGTTGGTCGCCGCGATCCTGGTATTCGCCTTCTGCCGCTGGCAGGCGGTGAAGCGCTGA
- a CDS encoding DUF2848 domain-containing protein: MLQFTRHTKAGSQPLNFSPSQLVIAGWAARDEAAVKHHIDELAAIGVPPPSSVPLFYRGGAALLTQATSVEFLGPDSSGEVEPVIIAADDGLWLTIGSDHTDRKAEAQGVALSKQLCAKPVGKDLWRLDDVAAHWDQLELRAYATIGGSRQLYQDGRLATLRPPSDLMTRYGQGKPLAVGSVMFGGTLGAIGGVRPASRFEMELHDPVLGRSIKHGYDVIELPVIA; this comes from the coding sequence ATGCTCCAGTTCACGCGTCACACCAAGGCCGGCTCGCAGCCCCTGAATTTTTCGCCCAGCCAACTCGTGATCGCCGGATGGGCCGCGCGCGATGAAGCCGCCGTGAAGCACCACATTGACGAGCTGGCAGCGATCGGCGTGCCGCCGCCTTCGAGCGTGCCGCTGTTCTACCGCGGCGGTGCGGCCCTGCTCACCCAGGCGACGTCCGTTGAATTTCTTGGCCCCGACAGCAGCGGCGAGGTCGAGCCGGTCATCATTGCCGCTGATGACGGCTTGTGGCTGACCATCGGCTCCGACCACACCGACCGCAAGGCGGAGGCGCAGGGCGTTGCGCTGTCGAAGCAGCTTTGCGCCAAGCCGGTCGGCAAGGATTTGTGGCGGCTGGATGACGTGGCCGCGCACTGGGACCAGCTGGAACTGCGCGCCTACGCGACCATTGGCGGCTCGCGTCAGCTTTACCAGGACGGTAGGCTCGCGACCCTGCGTCCGCCGTCCGACCTGATGACACGCTACGGGCAGGGCAAGCCGCTGGCGGTGGGCAGCGTGATGTTCGGCGGCACCCTCGGCGCCATCGGTGGCGTGCGCCCGGCCAGCCGTTTTGAGATGGAGCTGCACGATCCGGTGCTTGGCCGTTCGATCAAGCACGGCTATGACGTGATCGAACTTCCCGTGATCGCCTGA
- a CDS encoding amidase produces the protein MPAIRDKVERSLAQIEAAKTSNVFTKVYTERARSEADAADTRRRDGTRLGPLDGTIVSIKDLFDVAGETTTAGSSLLRTAAPATQDAPVIARLRRAGAVIIGKVNMSEFAYSGLGLNPHFGTPGNAVNRAHAPGGSSSGSGVSVAEGTSEISIGTDTGGSVRIPAAFNGIVGFKPTVGRIPTTGAFPLSYTLDSIGPLARTVQQCADADAILSGGEPREVAPFPLENLRIGIPRGLMFENVDAVVGAAFEAQVNALAQQGARVFDVSINDLILAMRQATSPGPIAAIEAAAVHADWLDSRAADYDPRVLSRIQGGRSVTGAAFIRMMRTRNELIGAMDARLAEIDALMLPTVPTVAPAIAPLESDDELFGRINLQTLRNPMLGNLFQLTGVSLPVRTDSLPVGLMLLARGGSDAKMLALAKGVQDGLQLN, from the coding sequence ATGCCGGCCATTCGCGACAAAGTCGAACGTTCGCTCGCCCAGATCGAGGCGGCGAAAACCTCAAACGTGTTCACCAAGGTCTATACTGAGCGTGCACGATCGGAGGCCGATGCGGCCGACACGCGTCGGCGGGATGGCACGCGTCTCGGCCCGCTCGACGGCACCATCGTGTCGATCAAGGACCTGTTCGATGTCGCAGGCGAAACCACCACCGCCGGCTCCTCGCTGCTGCGCACGGCGGCTCCTGCAACGCAGGATGCGCCTGTCATCGCAAGGCTGCGTCGCGCCGGCGCAGTGATCATCGGCAAGGTGAACATGTCGGAGTTTGCTTACTCCGGCCTCGGACTCAACCCGCATTTCGGCACGCCGGGCAATGCGGTGAACCGGGCGCACGCGCCCGGCGGTTCGTCGTCCGGCTCGGGCGTGTCGGTGGCCGAAGGCACCAGCGAAATCTCGATCGGCACCGACACCGGCGGCTCGGTGCGTATTCCCGCTGCCTTCAACGGCATTGTCGGCTTCAAGCCGACGGTCGGTCGCATTCCCACCACCGGCGCCTTTCCGCTGTCCTACACGCTGGATTCGATCGGGCCGCTGGCGCGCACCGTGCAGCAATGCGCCGATGCCGACGCCATCTTGTCCGGCGGCGAGCCGCGAGAGGTTGCGCCGTTTCCGCTCGAGAACCTGCGCATCGGCATTCCGCGCGGCCTGATGTTCGAGAATGTCGACGCCGTGGTCGGCGCGGCGTTCGAGGCCCAGGTGAATGCGCTGGCGCAGCAGGGCGCGCGGGTGTTCGACGTCTCCATCAACGACCTGATTCTGGCGATGCGCCAGGCCACGTCGCCGGGACCGATCGCCGCGATCGAAGCGGCGGCGGTTCATGCGGACTGGCTCGACAGTCGTGCCGCCGACTATGATCCGCGCGTGCTGAGCCGCATCCAGGGCGGCCGTTCCGTGACGGGTGCCGCCTTCATCCGGATGATGCGGACCCGCAACGAGCTGATCGGGGCCATGGATGCACGGCTCGCCGAAATCGATGCCTTGATGCTGCCGACGGTGCCGACGGTCGCGCCGGCGATTGCACCATTGGAGTCCGACGACGAATTGTTCGGCCGCATCAACCTGCAGACCCTGCGCAACCCGATGCTGGGCAACCTGTTCCAGCTCACCGGCGTCTCGCTGCCGGTGCGCACCGACAGTCTGCCGGTCGGCCTGATGCTGCTGGCGCGTGGCGGCAGCGACGCGAAGATGCTGGCGCTGGCGAAGGGCGTGCAGGACGGACTGCAATTGAACTGA